One Mycobacterium kubicae genomic window carries:
- a CDS encoding ArsR/SmtB family transcription factor: MSRSVAVQAPLFDALGDPNRLRIVVGLSEGGPSSTSRITQAIPVTRQAASKHLQLLESAGLVTSVRRGRERVWTLQTEQLAQASDYLTQLSRRWDAAVDRLRAFVESDPAG, translated from the coding sequence GTGAGCCGATCCGTCGCGGTGCAAGCGCCGCTGTTCGACGCCTTGGGTGATCCCAATCGCCTGCGCATCGTCGTCGGCCTCTCCGAAGGAGGCCCCAGTTCGACGTCACGGATCACCCAGGCGATACCGGTCACCCGCCAGGCGGCCAGCAAGCACTTACAACTGCTGGAATCGGCGGGACTGGTCACCAGCGTCCGGCGCGGACGCGAGCGCGTATGGACCCTGCAAACCGAGCAGCTCGCGCAGGCCAGTGACTACTTGACCCAGTTGTCGCGCCGGTGGGACGCGGCGGTGGACCGGTTGCGGGCGTTTGTCGAGAGCGACCCTGCGGGCTGA
- the ligA gene encoding NAD-dependent DNA ligase LigA, which yields MSSAEADQTAPEVLRQWQDLAEEVRGHQFRYYVRDAPIITDAEFDQLLRRLEALEAEHPELRTPDSPTQLVGGAGFATDFEPADHLERMLSLDNAFSAEELGAWAARVHAEVGDAAHYLCELKIDGVALSLVYRGGRLTRAATRGDGRTGEDVTLNARTIQDIPERLAASDDYPLPEVLEVRGEVFFLVEDFQALNASLVEAGKAPFANPRNSAAGSLRQKDPAVTARRKLRMICHGLGHTEGFRPVTQHDAYLALRAWGLPVSEHTTLVDDLAAVQERVEYWGEHRHEVAHEIDGVVVKVDEVALQRRLGSTSRAPRWAIAYKYPPEEAQTQLLDIKVNVGRTGRVTPFAWMTPVKVAGSTVSQATLHNASEVKRKGVLIGDTVVIRKAGDVIPEVLGPVVDLRDGSEREFVMPTTCPECGTTLAPAKEGDADIRCPNTRGCPAQLRERVFHVASRNALDIEVLGYEAGIALLQANVIADEGDLFALTEESLLRTDLFTTKAGGLSANGKRLLANLDRAKAAPLWRVLVALSIRHVGPTAARALATEFGSLDAIMAASTEELAAVEGVGPTIAAAVTEWFSVDWHRGIVDKWRAAGVRMADERDDSVPRTLAGLTVVVTGSLPGFSRDDAKEAIVARGGKAAGSVSKKTSYVVAGDSPGSKYDKAVELGVPILDEDGFRKLLQEGPAAVATD from the coding sequence GTGAGTTCAGCAGAGGCTGACCAGACCGCTCCCGAGGTGTTGCGGCAATGGCAGGACCTGGCCGAAGAGGTCCGCGGACACCAGTTCCGCTACTACGTGCGCGACGCGCCGATCATCACCGACGCCGAATTCGACCAGCTGCTGCGCCGACTCGAAGCCCTCGAAGCCGAACATCCCGAGCTGCGCACCCCGGACTCGCCCACCCAGCTGGTCGGCGGCGCCGGATTCGCGACCGACTTCGAACCCGCCGATCATCTCGAGCGGATGCTGAGCCTGGACAACGCGTTCAGCGCCGAGGAACTCGGTGCGTGGGCCGCCCGGGTGCACGCCGAGGTGGGCGACGCCGCGCACTACCTATGCGAGCTCAAGATCGACGGCGTGGCCCTCTCCCTGGTGTACCGGGGCGGGCGATTGACCCGGGCGGCTACTCGCGGCGACGGCCGCACCGGCGAGGACGTCACCCTCAACGCCCGCACCATCCAAGACATCCCCGAACGCCTCGCCGCCAGCGACGACTACCCCCTGCCTGAGGTCCTCGAGGTGCGCGGCGAAGTCTTCTTCCTGGTCGAGGATTTCCAAGCGCTCAACGCAAGCCTGGTCGAGGCGGGCAAGGCGCCGTTCGCCAACCCGCGCAACAGCGCGGCGGGCTCGCTGCGACAAAAAGACCCGGCGGTCACCGCACGCCGCAAGCTGCGGATGATCTGCCACGGTCTCGGTCATACCGAGGGCTTTCGCCCGGTCACGCAGCACGACGCGTACCTGGCGCTGCGCGCCTGGGGCCTGCCGGTTTCCGAACACACCACGCTCGTCGATGACTTGGCCGCGGTGCAAGAACGGGTCGAGTACTGGGGCGAGCATCGCCACGAGGTGGCTCACGAAATCGACGGCGTGGTGGTCAAAGTCGACGAGGTCGCCCTGCAGCGCAGGCTAGGCTCCACCTCGCGGGCACCGCGCTGGGCCATCGCCTACAAGTACCCGCCCGAGGAAGCGCAGACCCAACTGCTCGACATCAAGGTCAACGTCGGCCGCACGGGACGGGTCACGCCGTTCGCCTGGATGACGCCGGTGAAGGTAGCCGGGTCGACGGTGAGCCAGGCCACGCTGCACAACGCCTCGGAGGTCAAGCGCAAGGGCGTGCTGATCGGCGATACCGTGGTCATCCGCAAGGCCGGTGACGTGATCCCCGAGGTGCTGGGACCGGTAGTCGATTTGCGCGACGGGTCCGAACGCGAATTCGTCATGCCCACAACGTGTCCCGAGTGCGGCACCACGCTGGCGCCGGCCAAGGAAGGCGACGCCGACATCCGTTGCCCCAACACCCGTGGATGCCCAGCCCAATTGCGCGAGCGCGTCTTTCACGTCGCCAGCCGCAACGCCTTGGACATCGAGGTGCTCGGCTACGAGGCGGGCATCGCGCTGTTGCAGGCGAACGTGATCGCTGACGAGGGCGACCTGTTCGCCCTCACCGAGGAAAGCCTGTTGCGCACAGACCTGTTCACCACCAAGGCGGGGGGCTTGTCCGCCAACGGCAAACGACTTCTGGCCAACCTCGACAGGGCCAAGGCCGCGCCGCTGTGGCGGGTGCTGGTGGCGCTGTCCATCCGCCACGTCGGGCCGACGGCCGCGCGCGCACTGGCCACCGAATTCGGCAGTCTCGACGCCATCATGGCCGCCTCCACCGAAGAACTGGCGGCGGTCGAGGGGGTGGGGCCCACCATCGCCGCCGCCGTCACCGAGTGGTTCAGCGTCGACTGGCACCGCGGGATCGTCGACAAGTGGCGGGCCGCCGGTGTCCGGATGGCCGACGAGCGCGACGACAGCGTGCCGCGCACCCTGGCCGGGCTGACCGTCGTGGTCACCGGTTCGCTGCCGGGATTCTCCCGAGACGACGCCAAAGAGGCGATCGTCGCCCGCGGCGGCAAGGCGGCCGGTTCGGTGTCGAAAAAGACTTCCTACGTCGTCGCCGGTGACTCGCCAGGATCCAAGTACGACAAGGCCGTCGAACTCGGTGTGCCCATCCTGGACGAAGACGGGTTCCGGAAGCTTCTGCAGGAGGGACCCGCCGCCGTCGCGACCGACTGA
- a CDS encoding TetR/AcrR family transcriptional regulator gives MVGAMTQTADRSADASPWSPREAELLAVTLQLLQEHGYDRLTVDAVANTARASKATVYRRWPSKAELVLAAFIESIRPIAVPPGTGTLRGDLLTLGEAICEQGRQQASTIRAVLVEVSRHPALNDALQHQFLDQRKALLQDVLRQAVDRGEIAEAAINDELWDLLPNYLIFRCIVPGQEPNRETVQGLVDDFIIPGLTRPTR, from the coding sequence ATGGTGGGCGCTATGACCCAGACCGCCGATCGGTCCGCGGACGCATCACCGTGGTCACCGCGCGAAGCAGAGTTGCTCGCGGTGACGTTGCAGCTGTTGCAGGAACACGGTTACGACCGGCTGACCGTCGACGCGGTGGCGAACACCGCCCGGGCCAGCAAGGCCACGGTGTACCGCCGCTGGCCCTCGAAAGCGGAACTGGTGTTGGCCGCGTTCATCGAGAGCATTCGTCCCATCGCGGTCCCGCCGGGCACCGGCACCCTGCGCGGTGATCTGCTCACCCTCGGTGAGGCGATCTGTGAGCAGGGCCGGCAGCAGGCCAGCACCATTCGGGCGGTGCTCGTCGAGGTGTCTCGCCACCCGGCGCTCAACGACGCCTTGCAGCACCAGTTCCTGGACCAGCGCAAAGCGTTGCTCCAGGACGTGCTGCGTCAAGCCGTCGACCGGGGAGAGATCGCCGAAGCGGCAATCAACGACGAACTCTGGGACCTGCTGCCCAACTACCTCATCTTCCGGTGCATCGTGCCAGGGCAGGAGCCCAACCGCGAAACGGTGCAGGGGCTGGTCGACGACTTCATCATTCCCGGTCTGACCCGGCCCACGAGATAG
- a CDS encoding MmpS family transport accessory protein: protein MPTLVKRGWMVFVAVVVVAGAGFAIYRLHGIFGSQSDTAAAAGLSDEIVPFNPKNVVLEVFGTPGAVATINYLDVNAQPQQVRNAPLPWSFTITTTEPAVVGNVVAQGDGGSIGCRITVNGKVKDERTINTPAAYTFCLDKSG, encoded by the coding sequence ATGCCCACCCTGGTGAAAAGGGGATGGATGGTGTTCGTTGCGGTGGTCGTCGTGGCGGGGGCGGGATTCGCGATCTACCGCCTGCACGGAATCTTCGGCTCGCAGAGCGACACGGCCGCCGCCGCGGGCTTGTCCGACGAAATCGTTCCGTTCAACCCGAAAAATGTTGTTCTCGAGGTCTTCGGCACACCGGGTGCGGTGGCAACCATCAACTACCTTGATGTCAACGCTCAGCCGCAGCAGGTTCGCAACGCGCCGCTGCCCTGGTCGTTCACCATCACCACCACCGAGCCCGCCGTCGTCGGCAACGTTGTGGCACAAGGCGATGGCGGCAGCATCGGCTGCCGTATCACCGTCAACGGCAAAGTGAAGGACGAACGCACCATCAACACACCGGCCGCCTACACCTTCTGTTTGGACAAATCCGGATGA